Proteins from one Algicella marina genomic window:
- a CDS encoding PQQ-binding-like beta-propeller repeat protein — MHFTIMTPGRLLALLLPLLAACSEPEVILPGERESIRPGVSEILDLAEEAGPAQPVPLSIPAARANADWTHVRGNSVHIPGHLALSATPQRIWSTSVGAGDGRRVRILASPMVAEGRIYTLDSNARATAVSTAGRILWQTALTPEGERAGEGFGGGFAYEGGALVVTTGFGEVLRLDPSTGDILWRRLLDGAIRAAPAVSGDRVVAISRHDVAYGIDLATGELEWQLSGASQGAGLLGGASPAIRGPVAILPFQSGEVTAALVDTGRGVWSAAVSGGRREFVRSRIGDISGDPVIDIDIVYAASQAGRLVALDRRSGERLWTMQDGAYGPVLPVGGDIFMVSDIGELLRLRADTGKLVWKSPLPEWKRPEIRKNAVPHFGPLLAGGRLIVASGDGLLRSYNPLSGAYLGSVEIPAGAGAAPAIAGGVLYVVTTDGVLVAYQ; from the coding sequence ATGCACTTCACGATCATGACCCCGGGCCGCCTGTTGGCCTTGCTGTTGCCCCTTCTGGCCGCCTGTTCGGAACCGGAGGTGATCCTGCCGGGAGAGCGCGAGTCGATCCGCCCCGGCGTAAGCGAAATTCTGGATCTGGCAGAGGAAGCCGGGCCCGCACAGCCGGTGCCGCTCTCGATTCCGGCAGCCCGCGCCAATGCCGACTGGACGCATGTGCGGGGTAACTCCGTGCACATTCCCGGACATCTCGCCCTCTCGGCTACGCCACAGCGCATCTGGTCCACTTCCGTGGGTGCCGGAGACGGCCGCCGCGTCCGCATACTGGCCAGCCCGATGGTGGCCGAAGGGCGCATCTACACGCTTGATTCCAACGCGCGGGCAACCGCGGTCAGCACTGCCGGCCGTATCTTGTGGCAGACGGCTCTGACACCCGAGGGTGAGCGTGCCGGCGAAGGTTTCGGCGGCGGTTTCGCCTATGAAGGCGGTGCATTGGTGGTGACTACCGGGTTCGGTGAGGTGCTGCGCCTCGACCCGTCAACAGGGGACATCCTCTGGCGCCGCCTTCTCGACGGTGCCATCCGCGCCGCACCGGCCGTTTCCGGCGACCGCGTGGTCGCGATTTCACGCCATGACGTTGCTTACGGCATCGATCTTGCGACCGGCGAACTCGAATGGCAGCTTTCCGGCGCCAGCCAGGGCGCAGGCCTGCTCGGCGGCGCCAGCCCGGCAATCCGGGGGCCGGTGGCGATCCTGCCGTTCCAGTCCGGCGAGGTCACGGCAGCGCTGGTCGACACGGGCCGTGGCGTCTGGTCCGCGGCGGTGTCTGGTGGGCGGCGAGAATTCGTACGGAGCCGGATCGGTGATATTTCCGGTGATCCGGTGATCGACATCGACATTGTCTATGCCGCCAGCCAGGCAGGACGTCTCGTCGCGCTGGATCGCCGCTCGGGCGAACGGTTGTGGACGATGCAGGACGGTGCATATGGCCCCGTGCTACCAGTCGGCGGCGACATCTTCATGGTCTCTGACATCGGTGAGCTTTTGCGGCTGCGGGCCGACACCGGCAAGTTGGTGTGGAAATCGCCTTTGCCGGAGTGGAAACGCCCGGAGATACGCAAGAACGCCGTGCCGCACTTCGGCCCACTGCTCGCAGGCGGCAGACTGATTGTGGCATCCGGCGACGGCCTGCTGCGCAGCTACAATCCCCTGTCCGGGGCCTATCTCGGATCGGTCGAAATTCCCGCCGGTGCGGGGGCTGCTCCCGCAATTGCCGGCGGTGTGCTCTATGTCGTCACGACGGATGGCGTTCTCGTCGCCTACCAGTAA
- a CDS encoding tetratricopeptide repeat protein yields the protein MSETDSFLEEVTEEVRRDKMIKTMRRNAPFLIGAVVLLIGGIGVNEYLKASARAEAEATGDAMMAALTAEDAADRAAGLQALVAEGGDAEVLARMQLAAVQAREGDREAAIDTLRAVQGGSGVDTRYADIAAMKIAMLLQGQDTVAERRALLENLSLAGHPLQDLALEQMAALALEQGDTEAALADLTRIVESPTASSSGRSRATQLIIALGGELPEQETGADLLPTDG from the coding sequence GTGTCCGAGACCGATTCCTTTCTCGAAGAAGTGACCGAAGAGGTCCGCCGGGACAAGATGATCAAGACGATGCGGCGAAACGCGCCTTTTCTCATCGGCGCGGTGGTTCTGCTCATCGGCGGGATAGGCGTGAACGAGTATCTCAAGGCATCTGCCCGCGCCGAGGCGGAAGCCACGGGCGATGCGATGATGGCGGCTCTCACCGCCGAAGACGCCGCGGACCGTGCCGCAGGGCTGCAGGCGCTGGTGGCGGAAGGTGGCGACGCCGAGGTTCTTGCCCGGATGCAACTGGCCGCAGTCCAGGCGCGCGAAGGCGACCGTGAGGCCGCGATCGACACATTGCGGGCAGTGCAGGGCGGCAGTGGCGTCGATACCCGCTATGCCGATATCGCCGCGATGAAGATCGCCATGCTGCTGCAAGGACAGGACACGGTGGCGGAGCGCCGGGCGCTGTTGGAAAACCTGTCGCTGGCCGGGCATCCCCTTCAGGATCTGGCACTGGAGCAGATGGCGGCTCTGGCGCTGGAACAAGGTGATACCGAAGCTGCCCTCGCCGATCTGACACGAATTGTCGAGTCGCCGACGGCCTCGTCCTCCGGCCGCAGTCGCGCCACGCAACTGATCATCGCTCTCGGCGGCGAATTGCCGGAGCAGGAAACCGGCGCGGACCTGCTGCCAACGGACGGATAA
- a CDS encoding efflux RND transporter permease subunit: MTGIVDWASGRARMIIAFVILSITAGIYSYIGLPKEGEPDIEVPVLFVSVPFPGISAEDSEKLLVKPLETNLRDLDGLKNITATASEGYAGVALEFEFGWDKSATLADVRDKVSNAEADFPDGAEQYSINEINFSEFPILVVSLSGAVPERTLLRVLKDLQDDVESLPSVLEAGLAGHRDEMVEVLIDPLKLEAYNVTAGELLNVVVNNNQLIAAGEVESASGAFSVKIPSAFDDVSDVYGLPVKVNGDRVITLGDLADIRLTFEDAEGTARYNGEKTVALQIVKRKGFNVIETASTVRETVSASVAEWPEELREAIRVEFSMDTSKEVASMVSQLEASVLTAIALVMIVVLGALGVRSALLVGFAIPTSFMLCFALLNVFGISISNIVMFGLILAVGMLVDGAIVVVEYADKEIQKGMGPMRAYAAAAKRMFWPIISSTATTLCAFLPMLFWPGVAGEFMGNLPVTLIFVLSASLIVALVYLPVVGGIAGRLSRSINRGANSLRRSLPWLVRALLTFVPIAVLYVAFTMMLGGQLVPGLVLFALAWMALSTIGGSLMPAQRDKVEKAGYRRTAFGHFIHFIAGNPVMPFVSIAAVAIFIIGVFSYFGENNNGVEFFVESEPERAIAYVRARGNLSLEEKDAFVREVEGHIADVPGVKSMFAFAGSGGLNQNTGGEQAPIDAVGQVQIELDPWQERYAGGPELRGHAILSEINDRLSQIPGIAAEIKDAAMGPASGKPVHLRLKSNDWEELQAATAAAREHFQTVPGLRDIEDTRPLPGIDWQINVDVEKAGRFGADVATVGAMVQLVTRGLTLDTMRVDSSDEEIDIRVRLPEADRRLSTLDTLRVRTADGLVPLSNFISREPVEKLGKIDRIDGSRYFDVKADVEAGYSALVRLHSEEAEDGTVTTTSESLGLLSTVEDPADGYDLVQTKQGPMYALFPFLTDKAYFNIISAENGASAADLQAVLDGGEEIAIRPVTPGDRIELITDWLSAGTLPAAVTYEWTGDQEDEKESQEFLGSAFTGALGLMFVILLTQFNSVYNSVLVLLAVVMSVTGCLIGMLVMGQPFSVIMTGTGIVALAGIVVNNNIVLIDTYQEFSQYMPRLEAITRTAEARIRPVLLTTITTIAGLTPMVIGLSVDFVNGGYDIDAPTSLWWKQLATAVVFGLGLATILTLIVTPALLAVRVWASKGAYGAMMLALATLRGRDARISRDRRLNRDSRKTRGQAIDWVEEEPVIRLERPIFMGKPRAAE, from the coding sequence ATGACCGGTATCGTCGATTGGGCCAGCGGCCGAGCCCGTATGATCATAGCCTTCGTGATCTTGTCGATCACGGCCGGCATCTACTCCTATATTGGCCTGCCGAAAGAAGGCGAGCCGGATATCGAGGTGCCGGTCCTTTTCGTCTCCGTGCCCTTCCCCGGCATCTCCGCCGAGGATTCGGAAAAGCTGCTGGTGAAGCCTCTTGAAACGAACCTGCGAGATCTCGACGGGCTGAAGAACATCACGGCCACTGCGTCCGAAGGTTATGCCGGCGTGGCGCTGGAGTTCGAGTTCGGCTGGGACAAGTCCGCGACATTGGCAGATGTGCGCGACAAGGTCAGCAACGCCGAAGCCGATTTTCCCGACGGGGCGGAGCAGTACTCCATCAACGAGATCAACTTCTCGGAATTCCCGATCCTCGTCGTCTCGCTTTCCGGGGCGGTGCCGGAGCGGACATTGCTGCGTGTTCTGAAAGACCTTCAGGATGATGTCGAGAGCCTGCCATCGGTGCTGGAGGCGGGGCTGGCCGGCCACCGGGACGAGATGGTCGAGGTTCTGATCGACCCGCTGAAACTCGAAGCCTATAACGTGACGGCCGGTGAACTGCTGAACGTCGTCGTCAACAACAACCAGTTGATCGCCGCCGGTGAAGTGGAAAGCGCATCCGGTGCTTTCTCCGTCAAGATTCCGTCTGCCTTCGATGATGTCTCGGACGTCTATGGCCTGCCAGTGAAGGTCAACGGCGACCGTGTGATCACCCTTGGCGATCTGGCCGACATCCGCCTGACCTTCGAGGATGCCGAGGGCACCGCCCGCTACAACGGTGAAAAGACGGTCGCGCTGCAGATCGTCAAGCGCAAGGGCTTCAATGTCATCGAAACGGCCAGCACGGTGCGGGAAACGGTGTCCGCCTCAGTCGCCGAATGGCCAGAGGAATTGCGCGAAGCGATCCGCGTCGAGTTTTCCATGGATACCTCCAAGGAAGTGGCCAGTATGGTCAGCCAGCTTGAAGCTTCGGTGCTGACAGCCATAGCACTGGTGATGATCGTGGTGCTGGGCGCGCTCGGCGTCCGCTCGGCCCTGCTGGTCGGATTCGCGATCCCGACGTCGTTCATGCTGTGCTTCGCGTTGTTGAACGTCTTCGGCATCTCGATTTCCAACATTGTCATGTTCGGTCTGATTCTGGCTGTCGGAATGCTGGTCGACGGAGCCATCGTCGTTGTCGAATACGCGGATAAGGAGATCCAGAAGGGCATGGGGCCAATGCGGGCTTATGCCGCCGCCGCAAAACGCATGTTCTGGCCGATCATCTCATCTACCGCCACGACGCTCTGCGCGTTCCTGCCGATGCTGTTCTGGCCCGGTGTGGCGGGAGAGTTCATGGGCAATCTGCCTGTCACTCTGATCTTCGTGCTGTCAGCCTCGCTGATCGTGGCACTGGTCTATCTGCCGGTGGTCGGCGGTATTGCCGGACGGCTTTCTCGCTCCATCAACCGTGGCGCCAACTCCCTGCGCCGCAGCTTGCCTTGGCTCGTGCGCGCCTTGCTGACCTTTGTGCCGATTGCCGTGCTGTATGTTGCCTTCACGATGATGCTGGGCGGTCAGCTTGTGCCCGGTCTTGTCCTCTTCGCACTCGCCTGGATGGCTCTTTCCACCATCGGCGGGTCGCTGATGCCGGCGCAGAGAGACAAGGTGGAGAAGGCAGGTTACCGGCGCACGGCGTTTGGCCATTTCATCCATTTCATCGCCGGCAATCCGGTCATGCCTTTCGTGTCCATCGCCGCCGTGGCGATCTTCATCATCGGCGTATTCAGCTACTTCGGCGAGAACAACAACGGTGTCGAATTTTTCGTGGAGAGCGAGCCGGAACGGGCAATCGCCTATGTGCGTGCACGCGGCAACCTGAGCCTGGAGGAAAAGGACGCGTTTGTCCGGGAAGTCGAGGGCCATATCGCCGATGTTCCCGGCGTCAAATCTATGTTTGCCTTCGCCGGCTCCGGCGGTCTGAACCAGAACACCGGCGGCGAGCAGGCCCCCATCGACGCCGTTGGCCAGGTCCAGATCGAACTCGATCCGTGGCAGGAACGCTATGCCGGCGGGCCGGAGTTGCGCGGCCATGCTATTTTGTCGGAGATTAACGACCGCTTGTCGCAGATCCCGGGCATTGCCGCCGAGATCAAGGACGCGGCCATGGGCCCGGCCTCTGGCAAGCCGGTCCACCTGCGCCTGAAATCCAATGACTGGGAAGAGTTGCAGGCTGCGACGGCCGCGGCACGGGAACATTTCCAAACGGTTCCCGGCCTTCGGGACATCGAGGATACCCGCCCCCTGCCCGGCATCGACTGGCAGATCAATGTCGACGTGGAAAAGGCCGGGCGCTTCGGCGCGGATGTCGCCACCGTTGGCGCCATGGTCCAACTCGTCACCCGAGGACTGACGCTCGACACCATGCGGGTCGACAGTTCCGACGAGGAGATCGACATCCGGGTCAGATTGCCGGAGGCCGATCGCCGTCTATCAACGCTCGATACGTTGCGCGTGCGCACGGCTGATGGGCTGGTGCCGCTGTCCAACTTCATTTCCCGCGAGCCGGTAGAGAAACTTGGCAAGATCGACCGCATTGACGGCAGCCGCTATTTCGACGTGAAGGCCGATGTCGAGGCGGGTTATTCCGCCCTTGTCCGCCTGCACAGCGAGGAAGCGGAGGACGGCACCGTCACCACCACTTCCGAGAGCCTCGGGCTGCTGAGCACTGTTGAAGACCCGGCCGACGGTTATGATCTCGTTCAGACGAAACAGGGGCCCATGTATGCGCTGTTTCCGTTTCTGACCGACAAGGCCTATTTCAACATCATCTCGGCGGAGAATGGGGCCAGCGCGGCCGACCTGCAGGCCGTTCTCGATGGCGGCGAAGAGATCGCCATCAGGCCCGTGACGCCCGGTGACCGCATCGAGCTGATCACCGATTGGCTCAGCGCTGGTACATTGCCTGCTGCCGTCACCTACGAGTGGACAGGGGATCAGGAGGACGAGAAGGAAAGCCAGGAGTTCCTTGGGTCCGCCTTCACAGGTGCGCTAGGGCTGATGTTCGTGATCCTGCTGACGCAGTTCAACTCGGTCTACAACTCCGTGCTCGTACTGCTCGCCGTGGTGATGTCGGTCACCGGCTGCCTGATCGGCATGCTGGTCATGGGCCAACCCTTCTCGGTGATCATGACAGGCACCGGCATCGTCGCGCTGGCCGGCATCGTGGTGAACAACAATATCGTGTTGATCGACACCTATCAGGAATTCAGCCAGTACATGCCGCGACTGGAGGCGATCACCCGCACCGCAGAGGCTCGTATCCGTCCGGTGCTGCTGACCACGATTACCACCATAGCCGGACTGACGCCGATGGTCATCGGCCTGTCAGTGGATTTCGTCAACGGTGGCTATGATATCGATGCACCGACCTCGCTCTGGTGGAAACAGTTGGCGACGGCGGTCGTCTTCGGCCTCGGCCTCGCCACGATTCTGACGCTGATCGTCACCCCGGCCCTGCTGGCTGTGCGCGTATGGGCCTCGAAAGGTGCCTACGGGGCGATGATGCTGGCGCTTGCCACACTGCGTGGCCGCGATGCCCGTATCTCGCGTGACAGACGGTTGAACCGCGACAGTCGCAAGACACGCGGCCAGGCAATCGACTGGGTCGAGGAAGAACCGGTGATCCGTCTGGAACGTCCGATCTTCATGGGCAAGCCACGCGCCGCTGAATAA
- a CDS encoding efflux RND transporter periplasmic adaptor subunit has translation MRILSFLTACLVALFLYAVIMERDALRALAGNTDEVELAQADTSGEASADQVTGAVAGGPVRVVVQVSEAEPVQSGLVLAGRTEAARKVEVKAETAGLVVSEPLQKGATVQAGELMCKLDAGTREASLAEARARQIEAETNFETATKLSERGFQSETSAIAAKAGLESAMAMVSQAEKEIERLEIRAPFNGILESDTAELGALLQPGASCGTLIALDPIKLVGYVPETEVEKLKLGAQAGGRLSTGRDVTGTVSFVSRSADPLTRTFQVEVDVPNSDGSIRDGISVDILIGLEAGQGHLLPQSALTLNDDGALGVRLNDNGVARFAPVTILRDSAEGMWLAGLPDRAEVIVVGQDFVVDGRAITPSYRSAEEPTQ, from the coding sequence ATGCGGATATTGTCATTTCTCACTGCGTGCCTTGTGGCATTGTTTCTCTATGCCGTGATCATGGAGCGCGACGCCCTGCGCGCTCTTGCCGGTAACACTGATGAGGTGGAGCTGGCGCAGGCAGACACCAGCGGAGAGGCAAGCGCCGATCAGGTGACGGGTGCCGTCGCCGGTGGTCCTGTGCGCGTGGTCGTGCAGGTGTCGGAGGCAGAACCGGTGCAGAGCGGCCTCGTACTCGCCGGCCGGACGGAGGCGGCCCGCAAGGTCGAGGTGAAAGCGGAGACGGCTGGTCTCGTTGTGTCGGAACCGCTGCAAAAGGGTGCGACCGTTCAGGCCGGCGAGCTTATGTGCAAACTGGATGCCGGAACGCGGGAAGCTTCGCTGGCAGAGGCACGGGCACGCCAGATCGAGGCGGAGACGAATTTCGAGACTGCCACGAAACTGTCGGAACGCGGTTTCCAATCCGAAACATCCGCCATCGCCGCAAAGGCCGGTCTTGAAAGTGCCATGGCCATGGTCAGCCAGGCCGAGAAGGAAATCGAGCGGCTGGAGATCCGCGCGCCCTTCAACGGAATACTCGAAAGCGACACGGCGGAGCTTGGCGCACTTCTTCAACCGGGCGCTTCCTGCGGGACACTGATCGCGCTCGACCCGATCAAGCTGGTTGGCTACGTTCCGGAAACGGAAGTCGAGAAACTCAAGCTCGGCGCGCAAGCCGGTGGCCGTCTCTCGACCGGTCGGGATGTGACGGGAACCGTCAGCTTTGTCTCCCGCTCCGCCGATCCGCTGACGCGGACATTTCAGGTGGAGGTCGATGTGCCGAACTCGGATGGCAGCATCCGCGATGGCATCAGCGTCGATATCCTGATCGGCTTGGAGGCAGGCCAAGGCCACCTGTTGCCGCAATCCGCCCTGACGCTCAATGACGACGGTGCCCTGGGTGTGCGTCTTAACGACAATGGGGTCGCCCGTTTCGCGCCGGTGACGATCCTCCGCGACTCGGCCGAAGGGATGTGGCTGGCGGGGCTGCCGGACCGGGCCGAAGTCATCGTCGTTGGCCAGGATTTCGTTGTTGACGGCCGGGCGATCACGCCAAGCTACCGCAGCGCCGAGGAGCCGACGCAATGA